A stretch of Acipenser ruthenus chromosome 1, fAciRut3.2 maternal haplotype, whole genome shotgun sequence DNA encodes these proteins:
- the LOC131737557 gene encoding uncharacterized protein LOC131737557, producing MSNEEAGPSIASGSMMMFPFMMGASWAQRFKGGNCSVGDVSLVEWKSSLEAMFRIYALPETKQLDIVLSSLDGEAKREMQILPDESKRTVKQVFEKLEELYGDKTTASTLRSLFFSCRQKSTENIREFSLRLQELFSRMKKRDSRGIDIRREAVLRVEAFEGEESTVLQCQSSVQQKSQTVAEEMQLLRRELRAELQSDIQGKMNELTQSLLGELRAELQSWRSTSIPTESRADGVRPSHNRIESQYSTNRRQFNSYDPQGRPICRRCHLPGHIERYCGRPVSSSTEPLN from the exons ATGTCTAATGAGGAAGCGGGGCCTAGTATAGCTTCTGGGTCAATGATGATGTTCCCGTTTATGATGGGGGCTTCATGGGCCCAAAGATTCAAAGGGGGTAATTGTAGTGTGGGGGATGTGAGTTTAGTAGAATGGAAGTCTAGTCTCGAAGCTATGTTCAGAATCTATGCATTACCGGAGACTAAGCAGTTGGATATTGTGCTCTCTAGTTTAGATGGGGAAGCAAAAAGGGAAATGCAGATTTTGCCAGATGAAAGCAAACGTACAGTAAAACAAGTATTTGAGAAATTAGAAGAACTGTATGGAGATAAGACAACTGCCTCGACCTTACGCTCCCtgtttttcagctgcaggcagAAATCAACAGAAAATATTAGGGAATTCTCATTACGTTTGCAAGAATTATTCTCCAGAATGAAGAAACGGGACTCCAGAGGGATTG ATATCCGAAGAGAAGCAGTGTTGCGTGTTGAGGCATTTGAGGGAGAAGAATCTACCGTATTGCAGTGTCAAAGCTCAGTTCAGCAAAAGTCTCAGACTGTGGCGGAAGAAATGCAATTGTTGAGAAGAGAATTGCGTGCTGAACTGCAGAGTGACATACAAGGTAAAATGAATGAACTGACCCAGAGTCTGTTAGGAGAATTGCGTGCGGAATTGCAGAGCTGGAGATCGACATCTATCCCTACAGAATCAAGAGCAGATGGAGTGAGGCCCTCTCATAATAGGATAGAAAGTCAGTATTCCACTAACCGTCGACAGTTTAATAGTTATGATCCCCAAGGAAGGCCAATCTGTAGACGTTGTCATCTGCCAGGACATATAGAACGCTATTGTGGGAGGCCAGTAAGTTCATCGACTGAGCCTTTAAACTAG